In one window of Erythrolamprus reginae isolate rEryReg1 chromosome 1, rEryReg1.hap1, whole genome shotgun sequence DNA:
- the LOC139157822 gene encoding LOW QUALITY PROTEIN: E3 ubiquitin-protein ligase RNF19A-like (The sequence of the model RefSeq protein was modified relative to this genomic sequence to represent the inferred CDS: deleted 1 base in 1 codon), with protein MKRPRVGPASLGLLRLFGGRKPRRMSEPEGPPLDRAEETRVALRLPEEEEDREALVECPLCLLTQPAAAFPALSSCAHLSCLACLQQYLRIEISESRVQLACPHCPALLQPAEIHQLLPEPGLRDKYEEYLLRRLLVADPSTRWCPAPDCSYAVIAYGCAECPRLVCGRQECKTEFCYHCRQPWHPNSSCEQAWREWKQQSPLGAVELSTQLIWKEEAAHKPDTIKVCPRCGAFIMKINDGSCNRMNCTVCGCLFCWLCMQEITDVHFLSPSGCTFWGKKPWSRTRKLLWQLGMVLGAPMVISIVAGIAVPVITLGIPIYAGKKVLSHGRKSKLSGCQQCLSVASSILLSLFVSPVITAVTVGVGVPLMLTYVYGVVVLSLCRNRWGCGNSRKKAGELSTVELENLAKLNELLAVLPMVPEKGAAASIPRPRNSQHEEPCQKDRKSESASTVALAGSMLGEGQETSHRGGLNMVEVEVEIETQPQAAGEHSLCSAASGHSFSADSLAYTSDGCSLAGVMTE; from the exons ATGAAGCGACCCAGGGTGGGCCCTGCCTCTCTCGGCCTCCTGCGCCTCTTCGGTGGACGGAAACCCCGGAGGATGTCTGAACCGGAGGGGCCCCCGTTGGACCGAGCCGAGGAGACCCGAGTGGCCTTGAGActtccagaggaggaggaggaccgggAGGCCCTGGTGGAGTGCCCGCTCTGCCTCCTGACCCAGCCCGCGGCGGCCTTCCCGGCGCTTTCCTCCTGCGCCCACCTCTCCTGCCTTGCTTGCCTGCAGCAGTATTTGCGCATCGAGATCAGCGAGAGCCGCGTCCAGCTGGCCTGCCCGCACTGCCCGGCTCTCTTGCAACCGGCCGAGATCCACCAGCTGCTGCCCGAGCCTGGCCTGCGCGACAAATACGAAGAGTATCTACTCAGGCGCCTCTTGGTTGCCGACCCGAGCACTCGCTGGTGCCCGGCCCCGGATTGCAG TTATGCTGTAATCGCATATGGCTGTGCAGAATGCCCCCGGCTCGTTTGTGGTCGTCAGGAATGCAAGACAGAATTTTGCTACCATTGCCGGCAGCCCTGGCACCCCAATTCCTCCTGTGAGCAGGCCTGGCGGGAGTGGAAGCAGCAGAGCCCCTTGGGAGCTGTGGAGCTCTCCACGCAATTGATCTGGAAAGAGGAGGCAGCTCACA AGCCCGACACCATCAAGGTCTGTCCCCGCTGCGGTGCCTTCATCATGAAGATCAACGATGGGAGCTGTAACCGAATGAACTGCACTGTCTGTGGCTGCCTGTTCTGCTGGCTCTGCATGCAAGAAATAACAGATGTGCATTTCCTCAG TCCTTCCGGCTGTACCTTTTGGGGGAAGAAGCCCTGGTCTCGAACCCGGAAACTCCTATGGCAGCTGGGCATGGTGTTGGGTGCCCCAATGGTGATCTCAATTGTTGCTGGCATTGCAGTGCCGGTCATCACCCTGGGCATACCCATTTATGCAGGGAAGAag GTTTTGAGCCATGGGCGCAAGAGCAAACTGTCAGGCTGCCAGCAGTGTCTTTCTGTCGCCAGCagcatccttctctctctctttgtgtcc CCCGTCATCACAGCTGTCACTGTTG GGGTGGGCGTGCCCCTGATGCTCACCTACGTGTATGGAGTCGTGGTACTCTCCCTGTGCCGGAATCGCTGGGGGTGTGGAAACTCCCGAAAGAAAGCTGGGGAGCTCAGCACAGTGGAACTGGAGAACCTCGCCAAAC TGAACGAACTGCTGGCCGTGCTGCCTATGGTGCCTGAGAAGGGGGCTGCGGCTTCCATCCCCCGTCCACGTAACAGCCAACATGAAGAGCCATGCCAAAAAGATCGGAAAAGCGAATCTGCCAGCACTGTAGCCTTGGCAGGCAGCATGCTGGGCGAAGGTCAAGAAACTTCTCACAG GGGTGGCCTGAATATGGTGGAAGTGGAAGTGGAGATTGAAACTCAGCCACAGGCTGCGGGTGAGCACAGCCTCTGCAGTGCTGCATCAGGCCACAGCTTTTCAGCAGATTCGCTCGCCTATACAAGTGATGGCTGCAGCTTGGCAGGAGTGATGACAGAGTAA